The DNA segment AACTAAAGGTCTATCGTGCTCGACGTCTACCAGCACCGTTGGCGCAACAAATTGACCATCAAGTACCTGCTCACGGTTAACTTGTTTAGCACCGCGTCCTTTGGCTTCTTCAATCAGATCGGACACGCGTTGCTTCGCTTCTTTGGTGATCAGCGGGCCAATATCGGTGCCTTCATCTAACCCATTTCCGACTTTGAGCTTATCGACCGCCTCAACCAACTTAGCGACAAATTCATCGTACACGGCATCTTGCACATAAAAACGATTCGCGCACACGCAAGTCTGCCCCGCGTTACGGAACTTGCTGGCAATCGCGCCTTGTACCGCACTATCGATATCCGCATCATCAAACACGATAAAGGGCGCATTACCGCCAAGCTCCATCGAGGTACGCTTAATGGTGGAAGCGCACTGCATTTGTAGTTTACGGCCCACCAGCGTTGAACCAGTGAAGGAAAACTTACGAACAGAAGGATGATAGGTAAACACCTCTCCCACATCATGAGAATTCTCGCCAACAACCATGCGCAATACGTCTTTAGGAATGCCGGCTTGATAGGCTAATTCTGCAACGGCAAACGCGGTTAATGGAGTGAGTTCAGAAGGCTTACAAATAAAACTGCAACCCGCTGCCAGAGCTGGTGCGGCTTTACGAGTAATCATTGCCAACGGGAAGTTCCACGGAGTAATCGCGGCAGCGACACCAATGGCTTGCTTAACGGTTAAAATGGTTTTGTCATTACTGGCTGAAGGAATGGTATTGCCATAAGCTCTGCGCCCTTCCTCCGCGAACCACTCAATGAAAGAAGCACCATAGCGCACTTCACCTAGCG comes from the Vibrio gangliei genome and includes:
- a CDS encoding NAD-dependent succinate-semialdehyde dehydrogenase, which encodes MKQIKNQTLLASVLTDGKGQQVFNPFDNSLLATLPMSCQARIEHDVQELEAGQKGWQKRPAAERCQLMKKWHQLILENEDDLAMLITLEGGKPLKESLGEVRYGASFIEWFAEEGRRAYGNTIPSASNDKTILTVKQAIGVAAAITPWNFPLAMITRKAAPALAAGCSFICKPSELTPLTAFAVAELAYQAGIPKDVLRMVVGENSHDVGEVFTYHPSVRKFSFTGSTLVGRKLQMQCASTIKRTSMELGGNAPFIVFDDADIDSAVQGAIASKFRNAGQTCVCANRFYVQDAVYDEFVAKLVEAVDKLKVGNGLDEGTDIGPLITKEAKQRVSDLIEEAKGRGAKQVNREQVLDGQFVAPTVLVDVEHDRPLVQGEIFGPVLPIIRFSEEEKMIEMANDTIYGLAAYFYCQDMNRIWRVAHNLEYGMVGVNEGIISTEVAPFGGMKQSGNGREGAKEGLEEYLETKYVCIGGLER